GGAAGTTCCCTGATTGGAGCGCACAACCGGACACACCAGGGATGGCTGATTGCAAGCCTTCATCCGCCGATTGAGCGTTACCTTGTTTTTTCCAAAATAAATGAGGTGCTAACACGTGGCGATGAAACCTTTGATCTGACAACAGCGCAGCACAAACCGTTTGTTTATCAGGAAGGCCAGACTTATTTGAAACATGTTTCCTACGATGGCACCATCAGTTACTTTTACCAGATGGATCATCTTTCTTTTACACGTCATATCAGTTTAAAACGTGGAAAGAATCTTTGTGCTGTCGCTTATGAGATTGACAACGACGGCGCACCTGTCACCTTGTCTCTCACCCCACTGTTTAACTTCAGAGAACACAGCGAGAGCAGCAAACCGGAAGATTTTGATTTTGAGATTTCTTTGGATGGAAAGAATCTGACTCTGATTCCGAAAAAGATGCCAGATGTTGCCATTCTTTTTAAGACCAGCGAGGGAACCTTTCTCCCACGCAAAGACCTCTACGACTGCGACATGCAGCTTCAGACTGAGGTCGACCTTGAGACAGACGGACTTGACTCTCACTTTACCCCTTATAACATCTCAATCCAGATTCCGGCAGAGGTCTGTAAAAAAGTCAGCGTCACCTGCGAGGTTGTCCCAATTGCCAAATTAGAGAAAAAGAAGGCAGCTTCTATCTCTTCAACCTGCGCATTTACGATTTTGGAGGAAAACAAAAGCTACTACGAGACACTCCAGAAAAATGCAGGCTATCAGAATGAATTTGCCAACCAGCTTGTACTTGCCTCAGACGCTTTCCTTTGCTACCGGGAATCCACCGGATTAAAGACTGTACTTGCCGGACTTCCTTGGTTTACCGACTGGGGACGTGACACTATGATTGCTTTTACCGGACTGACCCTTTGCTGTGGGCGTTATCAGGACGCAAAGGACATTCTGGTTACTTTTTCCAGATATATTCATCATGGAATTGTGCCAAACATGTTCCCGGACACAAACGCAGAGCCACTTTATAACACTGTGGATGCCTCCCTTTGGTATTTTTACGCAGTTGACCAGTTCCTGCGCTATCAGAACACCAAGGCCGACTATGCTTTTGTAGAAAGAGAACTTTATCCGCATTTGAAAGAGATTCAGACCGCTTATGAAAACGGTACCGACTTTAGTATCTACATGGATAAGGACGGGCTTATTCATGCCGGAAGCGGCGTGGATCAGATTACCTGGATGGACGTGCGTGTCGGCGACTGGGTTCCGACTCCTCGTCATGGAAAACCGGTTGAAATCAATGCGTTATGGTACAATGCCTTAAAAGTAATGGAAGATCTTGCGACACGTTTTGGAGATGACCCAACGCATTACCGCGAATTATCAGAACAGGTGAAAGAATCCTTCCTCTCCAAGTTCTGGTACAAGGAGGCCGGCTGCCTTTATGATGTTGTGGACGGTGATGAAATCGATGACCACATCCGTCCAAACCAGATTTACGCCGTATCCTTACCATACAGCATGGTTCCAGATGATATGGCAGAAAAAATCGTATCGGTTGTAAAAGAAAAACTTTACGTTGGATGCGGACTCCGCTCCCTTTCCCGCGACCACAGGGAATACCACGGTATCTATTGCGGTGCGCTGGAAAAACGAGACGCCGCTTACCACCAGGGAACTGCCTGGGGCTTCTTGCTGGGCGGTTTCTTAAGTGCTTACTTAAAGGTAAACCATCACTCCAAAGAGAGTGTCAAAGAGGCTCTTAAGATGTTAGAACCTGTCACTGCACATTTATCTGACAACGGTTGTATTGGTTCCATCTCCGAAATCTTTGACGGTGATGCTCCTCACAATCCACGTGGCTGCTATGCACAGGCCTGGAGTGTCGGAGAAGTCTTACGTGCCTACACCCAGGATATTCTGCCTTATTTGTAAGATTTTGGTTTTATTAAGATTCGGGTGTTAAAAGGTCGCTTACAGTTTTCTTGCTGGAAAATTGCACAATGCCAAGTCTATTTTGTATTTTACAGCCCTCTGTTTTTGGTTAACAGGGGGCTGTTTTTTCTTTTCTTATTATTACTTATTACATTCATGGGATACTTTTCTTTTTGAAGGTTTTATGTTGGAATTTTTCATAACTTAGTGGAGGACAAATTGCACCATGACAGCTCTGCTTTGTGACTATGGAAGAACATTAGAAAATCTTAGTATGTCTGTCTTGGTACAGTGATGTTCTGCCAAGGATGGCAGAACAAGGCTTCACGGGCCACGGACGGCACGTTGAAGCCGGTCACGTCAAAACAAAGCCACTTTTTCAGACATACTTAGATTTTCTTATGTTCGCACATCGGAACAAAGCAGAGACGTCATGATACAATTTGTCCTTTACGAAACTATGCGCAATTTTTTCAAAAAAACTTTCAAAAAGTTACGCTTTTTTTCTTGACACAGGCTTTATCTTCATGTAAAATTGATTTTGTTGTGATGCAAAACGCCCAGTTAGCTCAGTTGGTAGAGCAGAGGACTGAAAATCCTCGTGTCTCTGGTTCGATTCCGGAACTGGGCATCACCTGCGGGTGTAGTTCAATGGTAGAACACCAGCCTTCCAAGCTGGATACGTGGGTTCGATTCCCATCACCCGCTTTAAGAACAGATTCAATCGAATCTGTTCTTTTTTGTTTCCGAAACTTTTCACAAAAGAAGCATTTTCATACCAATTTGCAGCTGTAAAGATAAGATATCGCATCCTCTTTACAGAACCGAAAGAAATGAGGGATATTTTGGAGAAGAAAACAGATTTTAAGGCACTGTCCGGGAAAGCAAAGGCACAATATATTTTTGATTATTATAAGTGGCCCATTCTGATTGGAATTGTTGTTTTGATTATTCTGATTAAAGTAATCATTCATTTTGTAACTTATAAAGAGCCTGTTTTGAATGTAACTATGGTGAACTGCTATCAAACAGCCGAGAACACTGATACAAGCAGTTTCGATGACTTTTTTGAAAAAGAAGGATTTGATGCCGCCAAAGAATGTATCGGTTTTACAAACTCTTTGACCTGGAATCCAAAATCGAACGACTCCATGAGCGTCTCATCCTATGAGAGCATCGCCTTACACATAACGGCTGGTGATGAGGATGTATTTTTCGCTCCACCGGATGTTTTCGAGGCATTGGCTCCTGACGGCTGTATGCTGGATTTAAGAACACTTTTCTCCGATGAGGAATTAGACTCCTACTCCGATTTTCTGGTCTATACGACCGATTCAGAGACGCAGGAGACCTATCCATGTGGATTTGCTTTGAAAAACAATCCTTGGATTACAGAGCATGAATATTATGATGACACCTGCTACCTTGGTATACTGTATACAAGCAAGCATAAGGACACTGCTCTTGATTTTGTAGATTATATTATAAATCCATAGATTTCCCTTTCTGATATGCCATAAATGGAGGAAATTCCTTTTTGCAATCAATGCTGACTAAAAAGAAGGAGCTGGACACTAAAAACTCAGTGTTCAGCTCCTTTTTTATCAATAAAGCAAAGCATTCGCCTGCATCTGCTTCTATGCGACAATTACATCAAATCAATCCATGAATTATTTCAACACAACAACCGAATATGCTGGCATTGTCAGTGTTGTTCCTTCATAAGCAACCGGTTCTGTTCCGGTAAGCAGGCTTCCTCCAATGGAAAGGTCTTTGGTTTCTTCCCCGTTTACAGAAAGTCCGGCAAGATCTACCGTCTGTGTTTCGCCGGAAATATTGTAGACAAGTACCACCTGTTTGTCATCATAAGTTTTTGTAATAGTACAAATATTTTCATCGGAATAATCGCTTTCAAATGTTACATTACCATGCACAATTTCTGGATAGGCGTTCCGAATCTTAATGACTTGTTTCACATAATTGTAGATGGAATTCTCGTCGTCTTTTTGTTCTTCTAAACTGTCATATTTCATTTTGACGGTATCCATATCTTTTGGTCCATCACACATGCCCTTTGCGTTATCGTCTTTCGACCAGTACATCGGCGCTCTCTTATTCTCATCTTTTCCTGAACCTTTCATGCCGAGTTCCTCTCCATAATAAAGGAAGGCGCTTCCGCTCATCAGAAGGTTCATCGCCTGTGCAATCTTTGTCTGGCTCTCGGAATCATCCCCGGAATAATAACCAGCACCTCTTGCCATATCATGGTTGGTATAAAACGGTGCATCAATATAGTTTTCGTTATACTGGGAAATGGTATCCTGCAATGTCTCTAGCTCTTTTCCGTAGCTGCTTGCATTCTTGCCGGAGGAACGTTTGATGGTGTTTGCAATTAAACCGGTGCTGTCTGCAAAATCAAAATCAAAACAGCTGTCCATTCCGCTTGCATAATATTTGGCATAAGTCGGCAAATCCAGCCATGCCTCACCTACGATGTAGGCGTCTTCTTTTTTCTCTTTTACCATCTGGTTAAACCAGCTTAAAACCTCTACGTTCTTATCCACGCTGCCGGAATAATACTCTTTCACTGCATCCAGTCGGAAGCCGTCTACATCATGCGCAAGCCAGAAATCCACAATCTTGTCAAACTCTGCACGAACTGCATCGGAACCGAGATTTAAGTCTGGCATCTCGCTCCAGAACTGTGCCTCATAGTACCAGTCGGTTCCTGGAACTTCATAATAGTTCGCCTGTTTTTCTTTTGAAAAATTATAATAATCTACATATGGACAATCCGCTGCGTTTGGCTCCTCGCCATCCGAAAGGCTCTGCAAATAGGAAACTGCCTGTGTGAACCATGGATGCTTGGAGGATGTATGGTTCATAACAAAATCGATGATAACGTTGATTCCGCGCTCATGAGCTGCCGAAACAAAAGCGTCAAAATCATCCATCGTTCCATACTCCGGATCAATGTCACAGTAATCGGTCACATCATATTTGTGATAGGTTGTTGACGGCATAATCGGCATGAGCCAGATTCCGTTGACACCTAAATCCGTATCGGTAGAAGGATCTCCGTCATTTAAATAGTCAAGCTGTGAAGTAAGACCATTCAAATCTCCGATTCCATCCCCATCGCTGTCATAAAAACTATAAACAAACGCCTCATAAAAGGTACGGTAATTGTCATCCACCACATTTTCCTGGAGCTGGTTGGTCTCGTTCATCAAGGAGAGAGCACCCTCTTCTCCCGTCGCATTTACATTTATAGTTGTCTCTGTGTTTTCCTGCTCTGACGTTACAGCCTCTTTTGTTTCCTTTGCGCCTTGTTTTGTGGTTCCACATCCACCTGCAACACTTCCTAACAGCATCGCTCCCACCAACAGCGCTGCAATACATCTTTTTTTCATTTTCTTCTCCTACTTTTTTAAGAAAAGGCCGTCGAGAACGCTCCATACGTTCTGTGACAGCCCTTTCGTCTATTTTTTTACATTTTCATCTAAAACCCCGCGGAATGTTCCGCAAGTATTTCTTAACCCTATCACTTTAGCCCTTAACAGCTCCGCTCATTCCATCTACATAGAATTTCTGTGTGAAGATGAAGAGGATTGCAATTGGAACAGATACTACAACTGCACCAGCTGCGAAACAGGTATACCAGGAGTTGATATACTCTTTCTCTAACATTTTCCACAAACCGATGGAAACGGTAAAGTACTGTGCGTTTGCACGACAGATAACCTTTGCAAAGATGAAGTCTAACCATGGTGCCATGAAGGAAGTCAGGATTGTGTATACAATGATTGGCTTACTTAATGGAATGGTAATCTTTGTAAATGTCTGCCATCTTGTTGCACCGTCAATCAGTGCTGCTTCGTCTAATGCCTTTGGAATTGTATCAAAGAATCCCTTCGCTACATAGAATCCCAGACCGGTACCTGCGGAGTACACGATAATCAGGGACAGACGAATCATAGAACCATCTGTTAAACCGAATACCTTTAAAATGTAGTAAACAGCAACCATGGACATGAATCCTGGGAAAAGGCCAAGAATCATGGCAATGTTCATGAATGGTTTTCTCATTTTAAAACGCATTCTTGACATACAGTAAGAAACAGAAAGTACAAAAATGGTTGAAATGATACAAGTACAAATCGCAATAATAAATGTATTTAAGAACATCTGTGGGAAGTTCAAAATACTTGTATCTGTAAATAATTTCTTATAGTTATCTAATGTATATCCTTTTGGGAAAAATGATGTTACGTAAGAACCTGGTTCTTTACGGAAGCTTGTTAAAATAACCCAAAAGATTGGAAGCAACCAGATAAATGCTAAGATTGCTAAAATAACATGAACAAAAAAGTTTCCAATTTTTTTTCTGATTTTTGCGCCTGACATAGGAGCACTCGTTGTTTTACTCATTACATGAATCCCTCCTCGTCTTTGTAAGATGCAGTATTACGATAGGTTACCAATGCAACGATTGCTAATACGATAAAGGTCATAATACCGATAACAGCACCTAAGTTGTAGTAGTTCTTATCGATGGTCAACTTGTACAACCAGGTAACAAGTAAGTCTGTCTTACCAGCGGTCGCCTCCACAGGAGTAGGGTTACCACCAGACAACAGGAAGATAACGTTAAAGTTGTTTACGTTTCCGGTAAACTGTGTAATCAGGTATGGTGTCATAACGAATAACATGTATGGCAATGTAATCTTAAAGAATGTCTGAACCTGATTTGCACCGTCAATTTTTGCTGCTTCGTATAACTCAGCAGGAATGTTCTGTAAAATACCGGTAACCTGAAGCATGGTATATGGAATACCAACCCAGATATTGATAATGATAACGGTTACACGAGCCCATGTTGCATTTGTAAAGAATGGCAACGCAGTGTCGATAAGACCATATTTAATTAACAATGTGTTTACGATACCGGTTGGCTGTAACATTGTTCTCATAATCAAAAGGGATACGAACTGAGGTACTGCGATGGATAATACAAAGCAGAATCTCCAGAATCCTTTTGCCTTTGTCTCCTTACGGTTGATTACAATCGCAAGAATCATACCAAGAATGTAGTTTGTTACAGTTGCAAGAACAGCCCAGCAAAGGGTCCATCCTAATACTGAATAGAATAACTTACCAATACTATCGCCAAAATTTAAGATTTTTGCAAAGTTTGCAAGTCCTACCCAATCAAATAAAACAAGATGATCACCTACTTTACTGTAGTTGGTAAACGCCATGGTAATCATGAAAATAAGTGGTAAAATAGTGAAAACAAGTACACCTGTTAATGGTGCTGCAAGTAATAATTTATGTAAATTTTGATCAAACAAACTCTTGAAGTCTTCTTTAAATGTATTTAAGTGCTTGCCTTCTTTTGCAAGAACTTCGGATTTATAAGAGCTCTTTACTGACTCTCTCCATACAATAATGAATCCTAATGTGATGAATATTGTTCCAATTCCGTATAATAACAAGAGTAAGGACTGGTCTCCAGCCGTATATTCATAAATACTCTTTTTCTCGTTCCAAACTTTTTCCTGTTCTCTCCATCCAAGTGATGGGAGCATTGATAAATTATAAATACCTGATTGAATCATGAACCAGATATAACCTACTTCGATTGCAAGAAACATAAGTCCTTTAAAGACCTGTTTATGCGCAATATTTCCTAAACCTAAAATAAGCATGGAAAGCTTTGTAATCGCATTTCCTTTTGTTAATGCATTTGTCACCGTATACGGCGTAGAAAATTCATTTTTCTTTTTCACAGCCTTCTTCACGTCGTTGGCCTCCTCATTTCTCTTTGCCAGCAGAAACGTCTACTGAATTTGCGGATAATTCCTAATTTTCGTAATTTTTCGTAATCTATGATAGCAAGACTTCCAGGGTACCCCCTGGTACCCTGGAAACCCCCACCATCTTTCTTTTTATTTTGAAAAGATATCTTATTCTGCTGCAGCGTCTGTGTTCATTGCTGTGTTCATGTCTTCTGTCTTCTCAGCTGCGTTGTCATGTGTAACATCTCCAGACTGGATAGCTTTACCCATGTTCTCTGCTGGTGACCAGTAGTTACCCATTGCAGAAACGAATGGCTGTGTGATAGATGTTCTATCATAAGTATCGTTCTGAGCTTCTACTACAGGATCATCTGTGATTGTAGCAAGTAAGTCTGTGTTACAAGGAACTACGTTTCTCATCTCGTAATGAGCTTTCTGAGCATCAGAGCTTGTTAAGAACTGTGCTAAAGACATAGCTACCTGTGGGTTTTCTGTGTTAGGGTTAACACCGATTGCTTTAGAACCAGCGAATGCCATCATCTGTCCTTCATTTCCGTCGATTGTTACAGTAGGAAGAGCTGCTGCTGCGAAATTATCGCCAAGAGCTTCTTTTACGTTCTCAGCATCCCAAGAACCAGAGAATACAGCGTTAACGCTTCCGTTTGCTAATCCAGAGATACCAGATCCATCAGCATCTACTACAAAGTTAGGATTTTTAACTAAGTCTACTAAGTAATCTGTAACAGCTGTTGCTTTGTCTCCACCGAAGTCGATTCCAGCAGATTCATCCATCTGGTCATCACCAAATAATGTACAACCGTTAGCTACATAGAATGCCTGGATATACCATGAGTTTGTAAGAGGGAAAGAAACTTTTCCTTTTTCAAGCATGGTATCAAAGCTCTTGATATCGTCTTCTGAGAACACGCTCTTATCATAGTACATAAACCATGTATTTGTTGTGAATGGGAAACCATATACGCTTCCATCAATTGTTACAGAGTTTACGATTGAATCAGAGTTTGTAGATTTAACAGAATCTAAGTAGCTTCCACCTAATTCAGAAAGTGCATTAGCTGCTACTAAGTCTGTAATGTTATCGTTTGCGAACATGTAAACATCAGCAGCGCCTTCAACGTCCTGAGTTACGTTTGCTTTTGCATCACCTTCTGGGCAAACACCATATTCAAATGTGATATCCCAGTTTGGATGAGCTTCGTTGAATGCCTGGCATTCCTGATCTAACCAGCCAGTATCCTGATCTTCCTGTGGGCTCCATACTGTGATGGTACCAGACCAAGCTTCTTCTTCTGCTGCGTCATCTGAGCTGCTAGCTGCTTCTGTGCTTGCTGCGCTGTTGTTGTCAGATGTTGTTGTGTTGTCTGCTGCGTCTTTGCTACCGCAACCAGCTACCATAGTTGCTGTCATTGCTGCAATAAGCAATGCTGAAATTACTTTCTTTTTCATTTCGTTCCTCTCCTTTTCATAATAAAAAGTATTTATATAAAATGCCCCACGCATTTCATATCAGCATTAAAATGTTTTGTACTAGCGCCGATATACGGAAGCTAGCGTTCGAATCCATGCTTTCCGCTCTTCGCTGATTGTGTCTGTACCAATTCTCCAACGCCAGTTTTTTCCGACTGTGGATGGTGCATTCATTCGGGCTTCATTTCCAAGTTTTAACAAGTCCTGCATCTGGATAATCACAACATCCGCGATACTTCCATACGCCGCCCGGATTAAGGCATCCGGTATATCCTCTTTACATCGGATATTTAAGTACTCATACAGATAAGCCAGTTCGTAATCCGTCTTATCGTGGAAATAACCCACAATGGTTTCGTTATCATGCGTTCCCGCATAGACAACCAGGTTGTTGTCAACGTAATTATGAGGTAAATGTTCATTTGCCGTATCATCGTCAAATGCAAACATTAAAATCTTAATTCCCGGCCAGCCCATCCGGTTCATCAGCTTTTTCACTCCCGGAATCGGTGTCCTGAGTCCCACATCTTCTACAATAACATGTGTATCTCCTAATACTTCTTCCATCGCGTCTGTCAGCTTTTTCCCTGGTCCCTTGGACCATTTACCGTTTTTGGCTGTCGGTGCGTCATTCGGAATCGTATAATATCTTACAATTCCTACAAAGTGGTCCAAACGAATGATGTTAAACAACTGTGCATTTTCTTTCATCCGCTTTTTCCACCAGTCGAAGCCATCTGCCTCCATTCGGTTCCAGTCGTAAATCGGGCTGCCCCATTTCTGACCTTCCTCTGTAAAAGAATCTGGTGGAACACCTGCAACACCATTTGGTGTGCCGTCCTCATTCAACAGGAATAAATCTCTGTGTGCCCAGACATCCATGCTGTCAAGCGCCACATAAAACGGAAGATCTCCGATAATGGAGACTCCTCTGTTATTTGCATATTGCTTTAAGTCTCCCCATTGTTTGAAGAACTCATACTGTAAAAATTTCCAAAACAAAATCTCATTATGTAGGATTTTTGAATATTCCTTTAATGCTTCCGGATTCCGGTCTCTTAACGAGGCGTCCCAGCTTAGCCATTCATGTCCGTCAAAATGATACTTGAGTGCCATGAACAATGCATAATCTTCTAACCAGTATTTTGTCTCTTCCTGGAACAGAACAAACGCCGGATTGTTTCCATCGAAACGTTCATATGCAATCTGTAAAACCTTAAATCGGTTCTCATAAATGGTTGCATAATCAATGTCTGCCTCATCGGTTCCCCAATTGTAACTTCGAATCTCTGTCTTCGTCAGTAATCCTTCTGTTGCCAGATCATCTAAATCAATCAGGTACGGATTCCCCGCAAATGCGGAAAGTGATTGATACGGGCTATCGCCAAAACTGGTTGGTCCAATCGGAAGAACCTGCCAATAGCTCTGTTTCAAATCAACCAAAAGATCTACAAACCGATATGCAGCATCTCCAAGAGTACCTATACCGTAGGAAGATGGAAGACTTGTAATCGCCAGCAGTATACCTGCTCCTCTGGTTAATTCTTTCGCCTTCAAGATGATTTCCCCCAGTTTTTAAAAGTATCGTTTGGTTTTGCTACGAAACTTTCGGAAATTCTTTTGAGTTTGTTTCGTAAATTTTCGTATCTGAGTTAATTTTATAATTATTAACGCTTTTTGTCAACGAATTTGCGATGTTTGACAACGATTTTGCCATTTTTACTGTTTTTTAGGTGCGATTTTTGTACAAAATAACAATTGAATCTTCCTTTTTTTTCGAAAATCCGCTTTTTCTTTATTCAATTACGCTTGTAAATCCGTTTTTTCTTCTATATAATGGAAGTATCACAATCATTTTTTTATTATATTTGCATATCACGGTAGTATTACCAATCGATAAATTTTTGCAAACAGAGGAAAATTATGGCTACAATAAAAGATATTGCCAATCGGCTTGGAGTATCCGTCAGTACTGTTTCAAAAGGATTAAACGGAGCAAGCGACATCAGCGACGAACTTCGCCAGATGGTTCTTGACACGGCAGTCGAAATGGGGTACGCAACAAAGAAATCAAAAAAAGAAGAAAACCGCAAACTTTGCATCTTCATCGAAAATATGGATTACGAAACCAACAATCAGTTTGGTTATGAAATTGTACTCGGTTTTAAGCAGAATGCATTCCGGCATAAATGGGACGTTACGGTCGTACCGGTAACACCATCTTTCCAGCTTGCCGAAAAATATGATACTTATATGTTAAAAAATGGCTACTGTGGCGCATTCCTTCTGGGATTTGCACTCCATGATGAATGGATGAAACAGTTAGAGACCACAACCATGCCAACGGTTCTTTTTGATAACCACATCAAGAAGAATCCGAATGTGTGTTACATTGGAACCGACAACTATGAAGGTATTGACATCGCCATAGACCATCTTTACACGCTTGGTCATAAAAAGATTGCCTTCTTAAACGGTTCGCTTCATTCAATGGTTTCCGAGCAGCGCCAGGAAGCATATTATCAGAGCATGAAGGCTCATGGTCTTGAAATCAAGGAATCTTTAACTGCATACGGTTATTACGTTGCGGACAGTGCCAAATATCATGTACCAACCTTTTTAGGCGAGGGCGCAACTGCGATTCTTTGTGGTAACGATTTGATTGCATCCGGTGTCATTACCGAATGTCAGCTTCGCGGTTTCCGTGTTCCAGAGGACATCAGTGTCATTGGATTCGATGATATCCCGATTTCTTCCATGTTGGAGCCACCGCTGACAACCGTCCACCAGGAACGTGGTGAACTCGGCAAATGTGCTTATGTCATTTTGAATTCACTGATTCACCATATCTCAATCAGCAAAACATTGATTCGTCCCCAGTTAATTGAACGTGAATCAACTGCCCGCTGTCAGGCTCCTATCGTAACAAAGGGATTGCTTTCCAAGCAGGAATAAATGATTTTATTCAGACTGTAATAGAAAAAAGAACCGGCATAAAAGTCAATTTTGAAATTACTTTTATGCCGGTTCTTTTTTCTTTTGTCCAGGCAATTTATCGCTGCCTATTCCTTCTTCTTGTCTCTTTTCAGGCAGCTTATCACTGCCGGTTCTTATTTTCTTATTTTAACAGCTTATCACTGCTGGTCCCTTTTTCTTATTTTAACAGCTTATCACTGCTGGTCTCTTTTTCTTATTTATTTGGGGTATCATCATTTATCACTGCTATTTTTTATTATCGTGCCAGGCTTTCGCTCTTAAATCACAAATTTCTGTAACATCGTTGCAAGCTCCTCTGCCTGTGCTGCCAGTTTATTGGACGCACTCTCGAGCTCTGTGACCGCATCACTTTGTGTCTGGGCTGCTGTGTACACAGTCTTCGAACCGGATGCCGTCTGTGCAGAAATTGAAGAAATACTTTCAATTGCAGATAATGTAGTGGCACGCGCACGATCCATATTCTCTACATTAGAGTTAATCATGTTAAGCGAATCCATAAGAGAATCCACCTTCTTGTCAATTTTTTCAAAAGAACCTGTGGTATAATTTACTGCCTCTTCCTGGCTCTTTACAATCTCTTCTGCCTTCTTTGCAACCGTAACAACATCACCGGTACCGGCAATAATCTCTTCTACAATATGTTCTATCTCAGAAGCAGAATTCATAGACTGGTCTGCAAGCTTCTTAATCTCTTCCGCAACTACCGCAAACCCTCTTCCGGCCTCACCGGCACGTGCCGCCTCAATGGAAGCATTCAGCGACAAAAGGTTCGTTTCTTCTGCAATTTCATTGATTGTATTGATAATTTTGCCGATGGAACGTGATTTTTCCTCTAATTCCTGAATTGCAATAATTACATGTGAGGTTACCTCTGTCGTAGAAGCTGCACTGCGATTTAATTCTTCCATCGAATTGATTCCGGAAGCAATTGCCTCGCCTGTGGCATCAGTCAATTCACTAATCTGCGCAGCACTCTCAGACATGAATCCAATTTTCTGGGAAAGAGAATCCATCTGCTCTAAACAGTCTGCGGAATCCGTGTCAAGTTTTGATGTTCCGGTCTCAATTTCCGAGATTGCATCCTTGATTCCATCTGAAGTCTGAATAAATGTTCCGGTAGATTCTGCGACCTGTCCCGCTGCCTCCGCAAGCTCCGCACTTGCCTCGGTCACATTTGTAATCAGCTCCTTCATGCTTGTCACCATGTCGGTAATTCCCTCTGCAAGCAGTTTAAATTCATCTTTTCTTTTCGTTGTAACCGAAACAGTAAGATTTCCTTTTCCAATTTTCTTAAGATTATGCACCATCTTATTGATTGCACGTCCATAGGAGCTTGCAATCAGGTTTCCTAAAACAATTGCAACCAGGCATGCCACAACTACAAATGCAATTGTAATCTTTTTGATATTAGCGACCTTTGCAATTACATTTGCCTCTGGAATCAGTGTACAAATCATTGCACTTCTTCCCTCAATTCTTGCATACAGGAACAAATACTTTTCACCGTCATACTGCACATATTCAGCACCTTTTCCATCTTCTGCCTCACATGCTTTCTGGTAAAAGTCTGTGCCATAAAAAACAGTCTCTGAGGATGTTTCCCCATCTTTTTTGACATACTCTGTTCCATCCTGTGTCACAAGGCTTACCATGCTGCCTGCTCCACCATCCAGTGAGGATAACGTGTCTTCGATACAGGCTTTATCTATATCCACAACCATAAGTGCCTTTGCACCATTTAGATAGCGAACCAGTCTTGCGCCATAT
This genomic window from Roseburia sp. 831b contains:
- a CDS encoding extracellular solute-binding protein, coding for MKKKVISALLIAAMTATMVAGCGSKDAADNTTTSDNNSAASTEAASSSDDAAEEEAWSGTITVWSPQEDQDTGWLDQECQAFNEAHPNWDITFEYGVCPEGDAKANVTQDVEGAADVYMFANDNITDLVAANALSELGGSYLDSVKSTNSDSIVNSVTIDGSVYGFPFTTNTWFMYYDKSVFSEDDIKSFDTMLEKGKVSFPLTNSWYIQAFYVANGCTLFGDDQMDESAGIDFGGDKATAVTDYLVDLVKNPNFVVDADGSGISGLANGSVNAVFSGSWDAENVKEALGDNFAAAALPTVTIDGNEGQMMAFAGSKAIGVNPNTENPQVAMSLAQFLTSSDAQKAHYEMRNVVPCNTDLLATITDDPVVEAQNDTYDRTSITQPFVSAMGNYWSPAENMGKAIQSGDVTHDNAAEKTEDMNTAMNTDAAAE
- the malQ gene encoding 4-alpha-glucanotransferase — its product is MKAKELTRGAGILLAITSLPSSYGIGTLGDAAYRFVDLLVDLKQSYWQVLPIGPTSFGDSPYQSLSAFAGNPYLIDLDDLATEGLLTKTEIRSYNWGTDEADIDYATIYENRFKVLQIAYERFDGNNPAFVLFQEETKYWLEDYALFMALKYHFDGHEWLSWDASLRDRNPEALKEYSKILHNEILFWKFLQYEFFKQWGDLKQYANNRGVSIIGDLPFYVALDSMDVWAHRDLFLLNEDGTPNGVAGVPPDSFTEEGQKWGSPIYDWNRMEADGFDWWKKRMKENAQLFNIIRLDHFVGIVRYYTIPNDAPTAKNGKWSKGPGKKLTDAMEEVLGDTHVIVEDVGLRTPIPGVKKLMNRMGWPGIKILMFAFDDDTANEHLPHNYVDNNLVVYAGTHDNETIVGYFHDKTDYELAYLYEYLNIRCKEDIPDALIRAAYGSIADVVIIQMQDLLKLGNEARMNAPSTVGKNWRWRIGTDTISEERKAWIRTLASVYRR
- a CDS encoding LacI family DNA-binding transcriptional regulator; translation: MATIKDIANRLGVSVSTVSKGLNGASDISDELRQMVLDTAVEMGYATKKSKKEENRKLCIFIENMDYETNNQFGYEIVLGFKQNAFRHKWDVTVVPVTPSFQLAEKYDTYMLKNGYCGAFLLGFALHDEWMKQLETTTMPTVLFDNHIKKNPNVCYIGTDNYEGIDIAIDHLYTLGHKKIAFLNGSLHSMVSEQRQEAYYQSMKAHGLEIKESLTAYGYYVADSAKYHVPTFLGEGATAILCGNDLIASGVITECQLRGFRVPEDISVIGFDDIPISSMLEPPLTTVHQERGELGKCAYVILNSLIHHISISKTLIRPQLIERESTARCQAPIVTKGLLSKQE
- a CDS encoding methyl-accepting chemotaxis protein, with product MKKEKSQAKNQTKSQVKSLRKSMRQEKKEEKKNGVPFFRGIQCRLIAAFLIPVVFIILLGVTSFQNASASVVSSYENSVNQTMQMMEQYLSLVFDTVQLNYKEYINDDSMLQYYKGLLDKDKVKHDSVKKKYQDTLNKTVTTDKMVSNIYFLSDSEPVITTAKCSGDSLYSDYLSSTQGQIVKGDKYNFYLLGNQCETDEKMGTSSDKYGARLVRYLNGAKALMVVDIDKACIEDTLSSLDGGAGSMVSLVTQDGTEYVKKDGETSSETVFYGTDFYQKACEAEDGKGAEYVQYDGEKYLFLYARIEGRSAMICTLIPEANVIAKVANIKKITIAFVVVACLVAIVLGNLIASSYGRAINKMVHNLKKIGKGNLTVSVTTKRKDEFKLLAEGITDMVTSMKELITNVTEASAELAEAAGQVAESTGTFIQTSDGIKDAISEIETGTSKLDTDSADCLEQMDSLSQKIGFMSESAAQISELTDATGEAIASGINSMEELNRSAASTTEVTSHVIIAIQELEEKSRSIGKIINTINEIAEETNLLSLNASIEAARAGEAGRGFAVVAEEIKKLADQSMNSASEIEHIVEEIIAGTGDVVTVAKKAEEIVKSQEEAVNYTTGSFEKIDKKVDSLMDSLNMINSNVENMDRARATTLSAIESISSISAQTASGSKTVYTAAQTQSDAVTELESASNKLAAQAEELATMLQKFVI